The following is a genomic window from Neodiprion virginianus isolate iyNeoVirg1 chromosome 1, iyNeoVirg1.1, whole genome shotgun sequence.
TGTCGAATTGTGCCTCGAGTGATTCGGTAAATGTGTGTTTACAAGAAGCGTAATAAAAGAGAATGTCACAAGTATGCGGAAGTATTCCCGCAAATCAGAAATTTGTTACGATGAGAATTGTGTAAGCCCGCCATTTAAATGCTTGTAATATAGTCAAGGTCACGCACGCGGTTTCCGACCGTCAATTGTCGAAGAGGATTCTTTCTTCGCTCCGATAAAAACGTAAAAATGGGCAGCAGGGGGGAGGCGATTGAATGAGCACTTACGAATACGTAGACGGTGGTCTTTGGCACTATGGATATTGTATACGGATGAACAGATAGATCCTAGACGATGTTCAGGCGTGTTTTACTCGTCGCACAGTTTGTCGATGTCAGCCGTCGACGTTTCACGGATAGAAGGAGGTTACTCGTCACGTCAGATGATATCACACACTGTAAACCGCTCTGTCGTATCGCCGCGCTCACGGTGCACCTCGCATCGCAGCTTCATGACAGGCCGACAAACGCGCGAACCGGAGCCAACGTCTTGTTGACCGCTGCTAAGGAGTGGGGGGGAGAGGAGAGTATAGACTTATATCCCTGGTAAGTGATAGCTTCGACGCGGCGTCGCAGCGTGGCGCTGCATTCCGGCTGATTATGATTCGACTGCGCGTGCGTGGAACCGAACAGGCGtcttgtttgaaattcgaaatcatACCGATAGTCAGTTGTTCGGGCTTCCGCCGATAAAGAAGCTGCCGGATCACCAACACGGCATCGATGGAGACGATGGAGACTACACAAGGAGCACGAATTCAAACGAGTGAAATGACGATACTTGTCACAGTGATCGTTCACGTTAGGTTTGTTTTTTGTACCACCAGCGTCGATAGTGTTCCTTTTGTAGCAAAGTGTCGTTGGCTGCATGCTCAAGATCCACTAATCGGATCTTGCAATATGATCGTAGAAAGTTTTCCCTACCGCCTTATACTTCCTTCACTGTCTTCGGTGCATAAGGAACACCGGTACCATCTTACTTCAGGCGGCTATTTCTTTACATGGAGTTTTTACACTTTGTTTGTACTCCATGGAGCTCACGCTCGGGTCTAGAACTCGAATTATTCGTGTCTCCGACTTCGTAGCGCTCTTTGATATGAAATAGGTTTTTGGAACTAATTTTTGACGTAACAGAATTgactggaaaatttttggagATTCTTTCTTCACGATATTCTGGTGGATCGAGTCCAGCGAAATAAAATAGAGAATACCCCTAAACAATACCGGTTAACCTCTAAATTTCAGTCGGTAATGCAGATGCGGTTTCTTGAGCGCTGTCGGCGGATGTGGAAGGAGGGCTGTATGCAGAATTCTAAATTCTGATCACGGATCCGTGGTGTAACCTGACAGCTGACAGTTGACCGAAGGAGAAAAGAGTGCCTGATAAAGAGACCAGACTATAAGGCTAACCCGTTAGACTTTCAATCGCTATTACATTGTTAACTCCGTCGACGAACAATGATAACCGAGACTGTTGGGCGTCTTGGTAAAAATTGAAGCACATTATTTTGTAAACCGCAGCTCTGATCCAATTTGCAATAACCAACAATGGCGTATTTATTTCAACCGGATTACGTGCGCTACGTGTGCTCATGCGGTTCTGTAAAACCAGTATCAAAAATATACTTCTGCCGTCACTGTCTGAAAGTACGTTGCGGCTACTGCGTTTGTCACGAGGTAATTACCATGAATTTATTCACGTTTTTCAACCACCGACACTACATACAACCCGTCTTTCTCTCATGACAATTAGGTCGACTCGCACTACTGTTCAAACTGCATGGAAAATCTGCCGTCTCCTGAGGTTCGACTCAAGAAAAACAAGTATGTTGACAGCAGGATCGATTCAACGACAAGCTATGTACCTGCCTGTATTGATTATTACCTTATCCTAGGTGCTCTAACTGCTTCGAGTGTCCCTGCTGTTTTCAAACACTGTCCACACGTGCTGCTCCTGCACCTGTGAGGGCAGGTGGAAACCCGAGCGTTGAGGACACCAAATCCCTTGCCAAACCTCCTCcgaaaaaagtttattatttGTCCTGCTCATTCTGTCGGTGGACATCTAGAGATGCTGGAATTCCTGATCAGTTTGTAGGTAAGTCTGAAATTGTCGTTAGTCAATTGCTCAAAGTATTTATGCTGTTGGAGGGGAAGAGAACAACGTTCCCTTACCTTATCCTTGGATATTGTTTTCATCGTAGCAACCGGAGGATGGCCGGAGCAGGAGAATCCTCATTCGGCACGGATCGTAGCGCTCCTAGAATATCACAAGATTCTGGCGTCAAGGGAACGGCAACAAAGCGAACGGAAGAAGTTTCATCCAAAGCGTACTTACATGCAATTTGTGGGTTACCCTATCGATAGTTGTGAAGTACATCTCATTGTTTGCATTGCagttttattcatatttaatcTTTTAACTCTAGGAGAAATTCGCGATGTCCTCCGTTATGGTCCGAAAACGTGCAGGCCTGTGCCCACTGCCACAGTCTCAGCAAAGTGACTATCCGCAGCCAGCCGTAGCTTCAGAAGAGGTCGAAGAACTTTCGCCAGATATTTTCACCCAGCCGCTTGATATTACTAAGAGTAAGTCATAGTTTATCAGTAAAGAGAAGTAAATTCGTTCAaccattaataaaaaaaaattatatatttgatGCAGTAACAACTCTGGAGCAGCGTTTGAAACATCCTGATGTACAGGCCGAGGAAATAAATCAGCTGAGACCGCAGCACAAGCAGTTCTTGATGAAACGTTCGCAGCGTTGCAGAGTCTGTGAACATAACGTTTGCAAACCGGAGTACAGCCCACAGTCGATCAAATTTAAGATTCAGCTCGCTGCTTTGTGAGTATAGATTCGGTGGACAGTTTATTAACAATCGGAAATCCACCACAGTTGATTTGAATTCTGATTTTAGTTATCATATTCCTGAGGTACGCATTGTAACTTGCGAACCATTGCGTATTGGCCAAACAAGCGAATTACTGCTGAAACTTTGCAACCCAACTCAACACCAGACCCAAATCATGCTATTCCCACTTTCGACTTCGATTACGCCAACCACCGTTACTGCTGCGGGTACAAAGGAGGTTGATCGTGAAAATATGCAGTTGGTAAGAATCTTATACGTACTTCAAGTTGGCTGCGATAAACTGTGATGTTAATTTATCAGATATTGATTTACTTCTTTTTAGGGTTGCGAATCTCCAAACCTTCTGCCTTCTTTGGTGCGTCAAATAACAGTGACCGAAGACCCAAAACCGTTAAAATTAAGCCCACAGGCGGAAATTATTCTGCCCGAAAGTATCCTGATACTTCCACCCAGAGATGATGCTGCCGAGTACGACGATACTGGAGATACACACAATTTCCAAGATGATCCTAAGTAAGTGTCAATGTAGCTTAATGCTAGGTATTCTACGAATGTCGTATTTTATTAACCTTTTTTCAATAGACTTGTGGTGTGGAGAAAAGGGAACAAGGCAGTAATCAGGCTTCATGTTAAACCCAATGAGGATGAGCAGATCGAAGAAGGAAAGGAAATAACAGTAGGATTCGTTATGCAGTATGGATATGTCAATACCATCGCAACTCTGGAACACAAAGAACCGCAAAAACTTGATTTGAAGATAAAACTATTTCTCAGCATTGGCAAACTAGTTGGCTCTACCTAACTGAAGTTAAGAATTATTCTCCTTTGAAGGAGAGTTGCTTTATAAAAACACTATTGCCTTCACATAACTAATCtgctgaaaattattttagcAATTTGTATAGATTACTTTATTTACAGCTGCTAAATGTAATCTTCCGCACTCTGTCCgctaattttattcaacaactTGCTTAACTTATTAATCGAATTCAAAGAATTTGAAtcatataaatgaataatgtATTACAATTTCATACGTACTCACCATACCTAATAGCGAGAAGTAGATCTCGTGTATTTAAATTCTTACATGTAccaatgtaataaaaaacatcaattaataataaaaatgacttGAAATCACGATTGCTCTAAATATTCTATTAGACTGTGAAATTCCACTTCCTGCATCTGATATTTCCTTGAATATCAATATAAGAACTCTGAAACATCCCAAAAATTTCCACGTCACTCTGGACGTTTCACGTACATGAGCAGGTTCTCGCGGCAGAAAGTGATTGGAGGTGAAAAGTGACAATattgaatttacttttttattagaattAGGTAGTGAACCATGTACAGTACcacagtaataataaattacagcCTGCGACCACGGCGACCACCCTTCCTGCGGGTTGAATCCGAAGGGATAGGGGTTACGTCTTCAATGCGGCCAATCTTCATCGACGAACGAGCAAGAGCTCGGAGAGCAGACTGTGCTCCTGGTCCCGGGGTTTTTGTCTTGTTGCCTCCGGTAGCCCTCAATTTAATGTGAAGCGCTGTGATTCCGAGCGATTTACATTTTTCGGCCACATCCTGGATAGCATTAAAATGTAGTGGAACACCATTTAGCAAGTATTTTCCACAGTTCAACACCAGCAGATACGGGCTATTGGCAGTGAGGgaacaaaatttgtaaaatctgTACCTGAGCAGCCAACATAGCGGCATAGGGAGATGCCTCATCACGATCAGCCTTTACCTTCATTCCACCGGTGACGCGAGCGATGGTTTCCCTGTGAAAATGACAACAGGTTAGATAACCTCAAAACTGAGATAACGATTCGCAGGTTATGTTGCATTGAAATTTGATGGCGTGATAATGGGTTATTATACCTGCCAGACAAGTCTGTAACGTGGACAAAAGTGTCGTTGAAGCTCGCGAAGATGTGTGCAACCCCGAAGACGATTTCTCCCTCTCGAACTTGGGGACCGAGGGATACCTGGACCTCCTCCTTCTGAACCTTCCCTCTTTTAGGAGCCATTTCTGTTTGGAAGAAGCGAATAAGGCAAAGGTCAGTTTGATGCAATTGTTGGCGTCGGTGCGTGAAACTTTATAAAACAGTCTAACGAGCGACGAAAAACACAATTGGTTAAGTTGACACGATATATTTATCGCTGACAGCGATCAACATGCAACCGTTCTGAACACCGTGCACTTTTCATCCGGACGCATCTCGATGTATGCAGAGTATATTTACTTTCACAGTGTTCCCAAGCTTTTCGGAATGATTAACGTAGGTGAACGTGTCAATATTCGAGCTAAATACTCAGTTGTTCTTCAGTTATTAGTTGCAAAACGTACCTACTACTTAACCTCGAAACAGGGATTCCGAAACAGGAAATGGAAAAGGAAAGCAGAGCCCGAGAACACGATGGGCTGATATCGACGCTCCGAGATTCGATAGAATCGATTCTCACGACTCGAAGTTTCGCGCACTTCGCGGCGTGAAGTGAACCTTCAGTTTTGGTTATAACGCACGGGTCGGGTGTATTGTCGTCGAGAATTGCGAGGTTAATTTTTCGAGGAAATAACGAATCGTTTCACCTCATAGCAAACATGAATCGGAGCATTATCCTTGTTTTATTGGTGAGCACGCTTCTTTCATCATAACAAATCTCGTTACGTGTGATTCAAGAGGTATGAGACACCGGTTTACGAGGACGCCGCGTGTCACTGACCttcacatattttttactcGTAATTTCGAGCGGTATTTGCCTCGTTCCTCTTTCGTATTTTTTGCCTAAAGTTGTGTCGGtaccacaaaattttttattttcttattattcCTCTTTATTGAGTTCCAACAGAACCAGTGAAAAGTATGTAATTCCagcaaaaagtaaaagaaaaaataaacaaagctTATCACTTTTGCTGACATCAACCTCgtttgatatttcaaaatcacaAGCAATAATAGTAGTCTTCCGTAACAATGTTCTCTCACTAGAAAATGAATCAAACATTGTGTTTCGAAGCTCTGTAAGagacattttgtttttattcatctGTGAAACTGTGACTTGTTTGAtatcagattttttcaaaatttcgattcaAATAAGCCAAACACTTGAAGCTCATCTAGTTTTGTGTTCATTACTCCACAGATCCTTTGCCAAATTCCCGACTTTTTTGCCAAACAAAAGAATCAAAAGACTGTAATCGATGACATCGCCGATCTCAAGGATTTTAAAAAGTTGCTGCGAACCAAAAACAATGTTTTGGTTTGCTTTGTCACGTCTCAAAAACAGTCTTCAGAAGTATTGAAAGTATTTGAGGAGGCGGCTGATGTTATCAAAGGTTCTGGAACAATGGTTCTCGTAGATTGTGCTGGGTAAATATTTGCTGACattaatgaaatgaatttactACAACTCCTAattcatcattatttattttgattcatGAATATCAGCCAACACAAAGGTACATGCTTCGTCAtgcaacattttcttttttttaaggaGTGGAAAAAAGATGTGCAAGAAGTTGAAAGTATCTCCTGAGCCATATATATTCAAACATTATCTAGATGGAGATTGGAACAAAGACTATAACAGAAGAGAAACTGTCACTTCTATGGTAAATTTCATGAGAGATCCATCTGGAGATCTTCCATGGGATGAAGATTCGACTGCACTTGATATTCTCCACGTTCCAGACAACAATGTGCGTGAAAATTTGCATCGAGTATCGTGgatttcattttaaaatgCTGAGCTGGTCAttgaaatgctgaaaatattgaaattaatttttcaggCACTAAcgaaattgttgaagaaaGAGACACAGCCAATTTTAGTAATGTTCTACGCACCATGGTGTAGCTATTGCAAATCACTTAAACCGGAATACGCTGCAGCAGCGACTGAGTTGAAGGGCCATGCAATTATGTCTGCTATAGACGTTAACCGACCAGAGAATTCTGGTGTGCGCAAAAAGTACAATATAACAGGTTTTCCAACAATGCTGTACTTCCAGTAAGTACCTATCTCATCACGGACCGGACAGATGAATTTTcagtgataaaaatatcactCATTCTATGTTTTTGTCGTCCTTAGCAACGGCGTTCAGAAATATACCTATGACGGAGACAACAAGAAGGATAGCTTGGTGAACTTTATGAGAAACCCAGGTGCCGCACCTGTCAAGCCCAAGGAAGAAGAATGGTCCGATACTGACAGCGACGTTGTGCATTTAACGAGCCTCAACTTTCATCTAGTCATCAAAGAAGCAGCATCGGTTCTTGTCATGTTTTACGCTCCATGGTGCggatattgtaaaaaaatgaaaccagAATATGAAGCTGCTGCAGCGAAGCTCAAGCAGTTGAACGTAAGTGGTGAATCGAACACAGATGCAATTTGAAAAGCTTGCAACTTGAGATGCCTTTCAGCAAAAAGCATCTTATTATTAGGTAATGAAAACATGTTGTTATAAAGCTGGTCGTTTTATCAAATCATTAGGTCAAGGGAATGCTGGCGGCTTTGGATGCGACAAAGGAAAGCAGTCTGGCAAAGTTGTACAATGTTAAAGGATACCCCACACTCAAGTACTTTGTGTATGGGGAACACAAATATG
Proteins encoded in this region:
- the LOC124307703 gene encoding dynactin subunit 4, with product MAYLFQPDYVRYVCSCGSVKPVSKIYFCRHCLKVRCGYCVCHEVDSHYCSNCMENLPSPEVRLKKNKCSNCFECPCCFQTLSTRAAPAPVRAGGNPSVEDTKSLAKPPPKKVYYLSCSFCRWTSRDAGIPDQFVATGGWPEQENPHSARIVALLEYHKILASRERQQSERKKFHPKRTYMQFEKFAMSSVMVRKRAGLCPLPQSQQSDYPQPAVASEEVEELSPDIFTQPLDITKITTLEQRLKHPDVQAEEINQLRPQHKQFLMKRSQRCRVCEHNVCKPEYSPQSIKFKIQLAAFYHIPEVRIVTCEPLRIGQTSELLLKLCNPTQHQTQIMLFPLSTSITPTTVTAAGTKEVDRENMQLGCESPNLLPSLVRQITVTEDPKPLKLSPQAEIILPESILILPPRDDAAEYDDTGDTHNFQDDPKLVVWRKGNKAVIRLHVKPNEDEQIEEGKEITVGFVMQYGYVNTIATLEHKEPQKLDLKIKLFLSIGKLVGST
- the LOC124307757 gene encoding 40S ribosomal protein S14a, with product MAPKRGKVQKEEVQVSLGPQVREGEIVFGVAHIFASFNDTFVHVTDLSGRETIARVTGGMKVKADRDEASPYAAMLAAQDVAEKCKSLGITALHIKLRATGGNKTKTPGPGAQSALRALARSSMKIGRIEDVTPIPSDSTRRKGGRRGRRL
- the LOC124307691 gene encoding protein disulfide-isomerase A5, with protein sequence MNRSIILVLLILCQIPDFFAKQKNQKTVIDDIADLKDFKKLLRTKNNVLVCFVTSQKQSSEVLKVFEEAADVIKGSGTMVLVDCAGSGKKMCKKLKVSPEPYIFKHYLDGDWNKDYNRRETVTSMVNFMRDPSGDLPWDEDSTALDILHVPDNNALTKLLKKETQPILVMFYAPWCSYCKSLKPEYAAAATELKGHAIMSAIDVNRPENSGVRKKYNITGFPTMLYFHNGVQKYTYDGDNKKDSLVNFMRNPGAAPVKPKEEEWSDTDSDVVHLTSLNFHLVIKEAASVLVMFYAPWCGYCKKMKPEYEAAAAKLKQLNVKGMLAALDATKESSLAKLYNVKGYPTLKYFVYGEHKYDVTLRDTNALVEFMKDPKEPPPPPPPEAPWSQQESAVVHLTDSDYKQFLKKKKHVLVMFYAPWCGHCKKVKPEFTAAAEKFKGVSKVELAAVDCTVNTVTCNTYEIQGYPSLKYFNYFDKAVKNYVGDRTAEDFANYIISQDESLASQQKAEWDIHQGAEHIVHLSDINFDEELDSGQPLFVMFYEPKCESCKSAQSKLAQLAAELNATGSDVRIGASDSTHSPVVELAYKVKKYPTFKFFNKGKYESDYGGKISVQDFLDYIIKVSRKKVQTEL